The genome window AGAAAGCGTTCATGTTCCCAAAAATCATGATACTGCCTACGCATGCTTCTTGTACCCATGACATTGAGAGTCTGCCCGGATTCGGGGTCCTCAAGATGAATCAGTCCACTTGCAGGAAATTCACGGTCCAGCGGATCTGTCAGTCTTATGGCTATAACATCATGTTTCCGTGCCAGAAGAGTCAATTCGGTCTTATAGTGGTTGGTTCTGAAATCTGATAAGATAAGACAAATACCCCGCCGCTTCATCGTTTTCGATGCGGTCTTGCAAGCCAGGGCAAGATTGGAGCCTTTCCGACCTTCCTTGACTGACAGAATCTGAGTAATCTGCTTGAGGACGTGTTTTTTCCCCTTCCTCGGCTGAATCTGAGTTTCAATTCTGTCAGAAAAGAGCAGACAACCGACTTTATCATTATTCGCAACCGCAGCAAGGGCCACTATGGCAAAAAGATGTCCCGCCAGATCGCGCTTATTCACATGGCCCGAACTGAAATAGAGAGAACTGGAGGTATCCACAAGGACCTGCAAAACGACCTCTCTTTCTTCGCGGAATGTCTTTGTATAGGGGACCCCCATGCGGGATGTGACATTCCAGTCAATAAACCTGGTGTCATCGCCGTCACTGTACTCCCGCACTTCATCAAACTCCAGCCCGGGGCCCTTAAAAACAGAGTGGTAATTCCCTGCAAAGATGGTATCGACGAGTTTTCTGGATGTAAAGTGAAGTTTTTTTACCTTGCGGGAGATCTCTTCCATTTTATGGAACCGTGACTATAGATAGGATATCTCTGATCACATCATCACTGCTCAACTCTTCCGATTCTGCCTCATAAGACAAGACGATTCTGTGACGTAAAACATTGTAAGCCACGGCTTTCACATCTTCGGGGAGTACAAATTCCCTGTTTTCGAAGAGAGCATTGACCCTGGCACATTCAAAAAGAGCAATGGATGCCCGAGGAGAGGCACCAAATTCAATAAACCGAGTGAACGGAAGTTGATTTCTCCCCTTAACCCGGGATGCATTAACGATGGAAACAATATATTTTTTGATACTCTCATCCACTCTGATGGAGGCAGCCAAATCTTTCAGGTCCTGAATGGAGTATTTGGTAAAGACCTTCCTCAAAACCTGGTCGTCTCGTTTGTCCAGTTGATTCAAAATGGCCAGTTCTTCCTGAGGATTAGGATAATCAACCTTCAACTTCATAATGAATCGATCTAATTGTGCTTCAGGAAGCTGATAGGTTCCTTCCTGCTCAATGGGATTCTGAGTGGCCATAACAAAAAAAGGTTCTGCCAGCCGGTAGGTATTATCACCAATGGTCACCTGTGATTCGGCCATGGCTTCCAGCAGAGCAGCCTGTACCTTGGAGGGAGCCCTGTTAATTTCATCGGCCAAGATGATGTTGGAAAAAACAGGCCCTTTTCTGGGAACAAACTCACCGGTTTGAGGGCGGTAAATCATGGTTCCTGTCAGGTCAGCCGGAAGAAGGTCGGGTGTAAATTGGATTCTCTTAAAGTCAGCGTTGAGAACATCCGCTACGGCCTTGACCATCTGCGTTTTTGCCAGTCCGGGGACCCCTTCTACAAGGATATGCCCTCCTGTGATGATCCCCATCAGCAGGCCGTTCACCATGTCCGCCTGACCAATGATTCTCTTTGCGATCTCTTTCCTGGCAATATCCAGGAGCATGGAAGCATCCTTCATCTTGTCTGTCAGGTTTTTATTCTCACTCATCCTTATTCCCTTACCTTTTTACAATCTTTCTTATCAGGTTCTGTAGTCTGCATTTTCCCTGACATATTCATAGGAAAGGTCAGATCCGAGAACGGTTGCCCCGTCCTGCCCCAGTCCCAGACAGATACGGATTTCTACAAATTTCTCATGCGCAGGATATCCCGGACTCGGTGTTGGCAGAGCACAGTCTTTCAAATACTGGCTCAAGACGCCTTCCTTGACAGAATCCAGCTCAAAACGGCCATTTTCATAAATGACTTCACTTCCCAGTGAAATACGGACATTCCGTTCATCCAAGGAGATATCATGATTCCCTGCATAATCCCCTATGGCCTGGACAAACCGGCCGACATTAGGATCATTTCCAAATATGGCCGTTTTACTCAAGGGTGAATTGACTAACGCCTTGGCAAAGCCCTTGGCCTGAGAGACAGAAGCGGCCTCTTCTACGCACACTCTTATAACATGCCCGCAGCCCTCTCCGTTACGAACAATGTCTCCGGATAGATCACTGCACAGGAGTTCCAGGGCTTTTTTAAGCTCCTCTTCCCCTACCTCAGCCTTCTTATTGGAAGAAAAAAACATAACTGAGTCACTAGTACTCTGGTCACTGTCGATAGAAATCCGATTGAAGCTAGTTTCAACCGCTTCGGGTAAAACCCGCCTCATAACATCTCTGGGAATGGAGACATCTGTGATTAAAAAGGAGAGCATGGTCGCCATATTTGGCTCTATCATCCCGGCCCCTTTGGCAATGCCACTTAATAGCCCGGTCCCTAGAGGCACAGAACGCAACTTTGGATAGGCATCGGTTGTCATGATTGACTGAGCGGCACTCAATAAAGTCTTATTTTGGAGCTTACCAGCCAGGGACGGACAGGCGGAGATCATTTCATTTACCGGGAGAGACCAGCCGATGACTCCCGTTGAAGAAGGAAAAAGAGGGGCCTTTACCTCCCCTTGCATCTCCTTCACAAAGGCGGAAAGGATTTCTCTAGCATCCTCTTCTCCTCTGGGAGTACAGACATTGGAAATTTTATTATTAATCAGGACTCCCTGAATGAGTGGCTCTTCAAGCAATTTACGACCAATGCGAACGGGTGCTCCAGGAAATGAATTTTTTGTGAAAACAGCAGCAAATGATGCTGTCGGTTCATCCAGAACTAGGGCCGTCATTTTCATCGTTGCCGCGGATTCACCCTGTTTCTCTTTTGGTGAAAACTCAAGGCTGTGGACAGCCGTTCTAAACCCTTCTGGTAGAGTACTCAAACTCTCCAGGAAATCCAGATACTCAGCTTTGGAATTGAAATAGTTCATAGAGTCCTATAATAACGGGGATTAATGGAAAGGTCTATAATCTGCCCCTTCCCCTGAAGGCTGTTATCGTCTGTTGCAATACCCCAGAATATAGGTTTCAATAAATAGGGAGGAATTCATGGCAAAGACACTCATGGTCCAGGGAACCGGTTCGGATGCGGGAAAAAGCATCCTGGTAGCGGCCTTATGCAGAATCTACACACGCCGGGGGTACAGGGTTGCCCCATTCAAATCCCAGAATATGGCTTTGAATTCATTTGTAACTCCCGAAGGTGATGAAATAGGACGAGCTCAGGCTGTTCAGGCTCAAGCTGCAAAAAGACCTCCCCACGTCGATATGAACCCTGTTTTGATCAAACCCGAGGGGAATTCCCGTTCACAAATCATCCTGATGGGGAAACCATGGAAATCCATGGATGGATCAGACTACTACAGAAGCAAAAAGTCTCTATGGACAGAGGTGACTCAAGCCATTGACCGGCTGAGAAGAGACAATGAGATTGTCATCATCGAAGGAGCCGGGAGTCCCGCTGAAATCAATCTCAATGAGCATGAAATTGTCAATATGGCGGTAGCACGGTACAGCGATTCTCCCGTCCTCCTGGTTGCAGACATTGACAGGGGAGGCGTCTTTGCATCCCTCTACGGAACACTGATCATGGTCGATGAAGACAGGGACAGAATCAAAGGATTTCTCATAAACAAGTTCAGAGGAGATGAGACCCTCCTGAGGCCCGGTCTAAAAATGCTTGAAGAGCGCTGCGGCGGTGTGCCAACCCTGGGAGTCATTCCCTTCATACCAGACATCTACCTGGCTCAGGAAGACTCGGTTTTTATTGATAAGAACCGCTATTTCGGAGATGGAGAGGGGTTGATTCTGGTTGTGATTAAATTACCCCATATATCTAATTACGATGATTTTGATCCCTTTCTAAATGATAAAGGTATCAGCCTCTGCTTTGTAAGCCATCCTTCTGAAATTCCAGAGGCCGCGGCAGCAATCATCATTCCAGGTTCAAAGACAAGCATAAACGACCTTGAATGGCTCAAAGAAACCGGCTTGTTTTCAAAAATACGCCAGCTGGCGGCACAAGAAGTTCCTGTTGCAGGAATTTGCGGGGGGTACCAGATGATGGGTACCGCCATCCATGATCCGGAAAGCTTTGAAGCCGAAGGAGGAAGTGTGGAAGGCCTGAATCTTCTCAAGGTTGAGACTCTTTTTTCAGGACAAAAGACAACTCTTCAGACAGAAGGCCGTTTTACAGGAGGCCCTGGATTCTTTGAAAGCCTTAAAAACCAAAAATGTAGAGGATATGAAATACACAGAGGCGAAACAAGGAGCACAGAAGAAGGGATTCCTCTTTATCGCAAGGAGGATGGCCACTTGGAGGGGAGCATATCACCCGACGGACTCTGCTGGGGAACGTACATGCATGGTATTTTTGATGATCTCCTTTTTAGAAAGTCCTTCTTAGTTTCTCTGGGATGGGAGGCTCCAGAATCGGGCGAAAGTGAGGATGTATTGAGAGAACTTGAAATAGAACGCATTGCCGATGCGGTTGAAAAAGCAGTGGATATGAATGCAATTGACCATCTTCTAGGTCTGGGAGTCTGAAAATGGAATCAATTATCATCACAGGCCTATCTTTGTTGACCGCCCTTCTTCTCTTACTTCTTCTCAGGAGCAAAAGACATTCAGGAGATCATGGAATGGTGCAGATGGGGAAAAGACTAGAGCAACTGGACCGGGTTGCCCGGCAGGTGGAGGAGATGAACAGTGTATTTCATTCACCGCGGCTGCGAGGTGGATTGGGAGAAACCCTTCTTGAGGATCTGATCCGGAATAGACTTCCCCGTGAAAGCTATTCCTTCCAACACAGTTTCTCAGCTGGCCAGAGGGCGGATGCCGTGATTCGGCTAGGCCATTACAAAGTGGCTGTGGACGCCAAATTCCCTCTGGAGCAGCTAGGCGGCTTCTGGGATTCCTCCAACACGGAGCTCTCCAAATCTGTGAGAAAAATTTTCATAAACCATGGAACTTCAATCGCTTCAAAGTATATCCTCCCCCGGGAAGGAACCATGCCTTTTGCACTGATGTACATCCCCTCGGAGAATCTTTACTACAGAGTCTTTGTTCTCGGTTCAGCCTCTTTGCAGGAAGAACTGCTGAATATGGGAGTCCTGCCCGTAGGACCTTCTTCTCTATTCGTCTACCTCCAGACAGTGGGCTACGGCTTCAGGGGATTCAGTTTTTCCTCCCGAAGCCGGGAATTGATGCATCTCATTTCCCAGATCCGGAAAGACTACGATGTTTTTAGCAGGCAGTTCAAAATGGCGGGAACCCATCTCAAGAACTTCCAGAATGCCTGGGAGGAGAGCGGAATCAAATTGTCCGATTTAGA of Oceanispirochaeta crateris contains these proteins:
- a CDS encoding DUF58 domain-containing protein encodes the protein MEEISRKVKKLHFTSRKLVDTIFAGNYHSVFKGPGLEFDEVREYSDGDDTRFIDWNVTSRMGVPYTKTFREEREVVLQVLVDTSSSLYFSSGHVNKRDLAGHLFAIVALAAVANNDKVGCLLFSDRIETQIQPRKGKKHVLKQITQILSVKEGRKGSNLALACKTASKTMKRRGICLILSDFRTNHYKTELTLLARKHDVIAIRLTDPLDREFPASGLIHLEDPESGQTLNVMGTRSMRRQYHDFWEHERFLWLRRCQSAGVDTLEISTEDDPAVKLLHFFERRKKRK
- a CDS encoding AAA family ATPase, whose translation is MSENKNLTDKMKDASMLLDIARKEIAKRIIGQADMVNGLLMGIITGGHILVEGVPGLAKTQMVKAVADVLNADFKRIQFTPDLLPADLTGTMIYRPQTGEFVPRKGPVFSNIILADEINRAPSKVQAALLEAMAESQVTIGDNTYRLAEPFFVMATQNPIEQEGTYQLPEAQLDRFIMKLKVDYPNPQEELAILNQLDKRDDQVLRKVFTKYSIQDLKDLAASIRVDESIKKYIVSIVNASRVKGRNQLPFTRFIEFGASPRASIALFECARVNALFENREFVLPEDVKAVAYNVLRHRIVLSYEAESEELSSDDVIRDILSIVTVP
- a CDS encoding bifunctional ornithine acetyltransferase/N-acetylglutamate synthase; this translates as MNYFNSKAEYLDFLESLSTLPEGFRTAVHSLEFSPKEKQGESAATMKMTALVLDEPTASFAAVFTKNSFPGAPVRIGRKLLEEPLIQGVLINNKISNVCTPRGEEDAREILSAFVKEMQGEVKAPLFPSSTGVIGWSLPVNEMISACPSLAGKLQNKTLLSAAQSIMTTDAYPKLRSVPLGTGLLSGIAKGAGMIEPNMATMLSFLITDVSIPRDVMRRVLPEAVETSFNRISIDSDQSTSDSVMFFSSNKKAEVGEEELKKALELLCSDLSGDIVRNGEGCGHVIRVCVEEAASVSQAKGFAKALVNSPLSKTAIFGNDPNVGRFVQAIGDYAGNHDISLDERNVRISLGSEVIYENGRFELDSVKEGVLSQYLKDCALPTPSPGYPAHEKFVEIRICLGLGQDGATVLGSDLSYEYVRENADYRT
- a CDS encoding cobyric acid synthase, with the protein product MAKTLMVQGTGSDAGKSILVAALCRIYTRRGYRVAPFKSQNMALNSFVTPEGDEIGRAQAVQAQAAKRPPHVDMNPVLIKPEGNSRSQIILMGKPWKSMDGSDYYRSKKSLWTEVTQAIDRLRRDNEIVIIEGAGSPAEINLNEHEIVNMAVARYSDSPVLLVADIDRGGVFASLYGTLIMVDEDRDRIKGFLINKFRGDETLLRPGLKMLEERCGGVPTLGVIPFIPDIYLAQEDSVFIDKNRYFGDGEGLILVVIKLPHISNYDDFDPFLNDKGISLCFVSHPSEIPEAAAAIIIPGSKTSINDLEWLKETGLFSKIRQLAAQEVPVAGICGGYQMMGTAIHDPESFEAEGGSVEGLNLLKVETLFSGQKTTLQTEGRFTGGPGFFESLKNQKCRGYEIHRGETRSTEEGIPLYRKEDGHLEGSISPDGLCWGTYMHGIFDDLLFRKSFLVSLGWEAPESGESEDVLRELEIERIADAVEKAVDMNAIDHLLGLGV
- the rmuC gene encoding DNA recombination protein RmuC, whose amino-acid sequence is MESIIITGLSLLTALLLLLLLRSKRHSGDHGMVQMGKRLEQLDRVARQVEEMNSVFHSPRLRGGLGETLLEDLIRNRLPRESYSFQHSFSAGQRADAVIRLGHYKVAVDAKFPLEQLGGFWDSSNTELSKSVRKIFINHGTSIASKYILPREGTMPFALMYIPSENLYYRVFVLGSASLQEELLNMGVLPVGPSSLFVYLQTVGYGFRGFSFSSRSRELMHLISQIRKDYDVFSRQFKMAGTHLKNFQNAWEESGIKLSDLDGNIRQLDESAPRDS